The genomic DNA ACCGGGAATTCCTAGGCGGCCCCTGGCTATTATCAAGTCGGCATCGCTTTGGTCAAGTGCCATGTAAGCCTTTGCAAGTGCAGGAATTCTGCTTGTGTCGGCAGTGTTTGTATTTATTTGAAGTATTTTGGCTTCAGGCAATCCGTAGCTTTCCAAAACCTGATTCAGCACTTCCACCTTAATCCCGTTTTTGTTTGGTATATAAATCTTTTCAGCATTCCTGATGTAATCCTGAATCTCACTTATTTCCTCAAGAGTGTCCCCTAAACGGGTGTTGTTTCGGGATTCCTCGAATGCGTTTTTTATCATTTTTTCAAATGCCATGGTATCATATTTTAAAAAAAGAGATTAAATAGTTTGAGGTACTAAATCCAATTTCTCAATGACATTGACGACTTCGGTGTAGTTGCCGTAATTTGGGGAGCCGACTCCCTTAACCTCATGAGGGTAATTGTCAGCTATCACTGTTGCCAGATTGTTTGCACCGGCCTTAAGTGAGAATTCCACATTCTCCGGTCCCACG from uncultured Methanobrevibacter sp. includes the following:
- a CDS encoding DUF3236 domain-containing protein; translated protein: MAFEKMIKNAFEESRNNTRLGDTLEEISEIQDYIRNAEKIYIPNKNGIKVEVLNQVLESYGLPEAKILQINTNTADTSRIPALAKAYMALDQSDADLIIARGRLGIPGSGSLLIFIDNKGRILTAGTSPSHLIHKKSIEEAVYDEACEALEKIGFTKIEG